The following proteins come from a genomic window of Macadamia integrifolia cultivar HAES 741 chromosome 14, SCU_Mint_v3, whole genome shotgun sequence:
- the LOC122061980 gene encoding probable lactoylglutathione lyase, chloroplastic yields the protein MVGILPMASSSIHIASFRPPFCSFRVSGAASIGASPKTYNLSRRLALFHLSSAIPQGQFFGIEAPKLLRADGSSLEAGTPGNVAQASTAVSEESVREWVKKDKRRMLHVVYRVGDLDRTIKFYTECLGMKLLRKRDIPEDRYTNAFLGYGPEDSHFVVELTYNYGVDKYDIGTGFGHFGIAVEDVAKVVDLVKAKGGKVTREPGPVKGGKTVIAFVEDPDGYKFELLERGPTPEPLCQVMLRVGDLNRAINFYERAFGMELLRKRDNPEYKYTIAMMGYGPEDKSAVLELTYNYGVTEYDKGNAYAQIAIGTDDVYKTAEAIKLCGGKITREPGPLPGINTKITACLDPDGWKAVFVDNIDFLKELE from the exons ATGGTGGGGATTCTCCCCATGGCATCTTCATCTATCCACATCGCCTCCTTTCGCCCTCCTTTCTGTTCTTTCAGAGTCTCAGGTGCTGCTTCTATTGGTGCTTCTCCCAAAACATATAATCTTTCTCGAAGGCTTGCTCTATTTCATCTCAGTAGTG CTATTCCTCAGGGACAGTTTTTTGGTATAGAAGCACCTAAATTGTTAAGAGCAGACGGGAGCAGTTTAGAGGCTGGCACACCTGGAAATGTGGCACAGGCAAGCACGGCTGTCAGTGAGGAAAGTGTACGAGAGTGGGTCAAAAAGGACAAGCGAAGAATGCTTCATGTTGTTTATCGTGTTGGGGACTTGGACAGGACCATAAA ATTTTATACAGAATGTCTGGGTATGAAGCTGTTGCGGAAACGTGACATACCTGAGGACAGATACACGAATGCTTTTCTTGGATATGGGCCTGAGGATTCCCACTTTGTTGTTGAGCTCACTTACA ATTATGGGGTGGACAAGTATGATATCGGAACTGGGTTTGGCCATTTTGGTATTGCAGTTGAGGAT GTTGCCAAGGTGGTGGACCTTGTAAAGGCAAAAGGGGGGAAAGTGACGAGGGAACCCGGACCAGTTAAAGGTGGAAAAACAGTAATTGCTTTTGTTGAGGATCCTGATGGTTATAAGTTTGAACTCTTGGAAAGAGGTCCTACTCCTGAGCCTTTGTGTCAAGTAATGCTTCGGGTGGGAGATCTTAACCGCGCCATAAATTTCTATGAGAGG GCTTTTGGCATGGAGCTTCTGCGCAAACGAGATAATCCCGAGTACAAG TATACAATAGCCATGATGGGCTATGGTCCAGAAGATAAAAGTGCAGTGCTGGAGTTGACATACAATTATGGGGTCACTGAATATGACAAAGGAAATGCTTATGCGCAG ATAGCAATAGGCACAGATGATGTTTATAAGACTGCAGAAGCAATTAAATTGTGTGGTGGGAAGATCACCCGCGAGCCTGGGCCTTTGCCAGGTATCAACACCAAGATTACCGCCTGCTTGGATCCTGATGGTTGGAAAGCG